The following proteins are encoded in a genomic region of Oncorhynchus keta strain PuntledgeMale-10-30-2019 chromosome 8, Oket_V2, whole genome shotgun sequence:
- the LOC118386906 gene encoding ralBP1-associated Eps domain-containing protein 1-like isoform X4, translating to MYVAFMLPVVNATRHSLYLPVSKLKKITELCGATRLGHFGRSQFYIALKLIAVAQSGLPLRVESLNSVKDLPLPRFVVAKNEQEARHTAMYPDSENQGSYQGVIPRPPGRGQVKKLSAHEVIQPCVPTVEPQLQPDTTSPVVSPHQSPPTSPHWRKHKRQASGGNVERQPVVVAGAVWTPFREPQAGPVVSGDGMWSANSPPPVQESWVSLKDAHPPSSSTLPAIHSSPVQENSSIRTVASATTANETQRQSSGGYDDPWKITDEQRQYYINQFKTIQPDLNGFIPGSAAKEFFTKSKLPILELSHIWELSDFDKDGALTLDEFCAAFHLVVARKNSYDLPEKLPESLMPKLIDLDDSAEVPDQAPDVGYSGSPVEVTPNKSPSMPSLNQTWPDLNQGNEQWETFSERSSSSQTLTQFDSNIAPADPDTAIVHPVPIRMTPSKIHMQEMELKRTGSDHTHPTSPLMAKPPDLSEETKLATSMKFVTANSGDGYSSSDSYTSDQDPITSVVTRQRSHSGTSPEGLKVVTAPPPPPPRPHASHSRSSSLDMNRSFAAVPPGPQSAGVVAYPPAVPPRPLPTQTSGPHSGHRSDEGLAAHSTTSPQQIPEQPNFADFSQFQVFAASEEPSDDEEKHPESLPVEKSLEGAGPLRTVKSDNQEERAAATVNSAKGSIMAPPPKPVRRRLKSEDELQEEALPLKSNVIATVLAAQPSIPRSVGKDKKAIQASIRRNKETNTVLARLNSELQQQLKDLLEERISLEVQLEQLRPFSHL from the exons ATGTATGTGGCGTTCATGTTGCCAGTGGTTAACGCGACGAGACACAGCTTATACTTGCCAGTTAGCAAATTGAAAAAG ATCACAGAGCTCTGTGGAGCCACTCGCCTGGGCCATTTTGGAAGGAGCCAGTTTTACATTGCACTGAAACTCATCGCTGTAGCCCAGTCCGGACTGCCTCTCCGAGTAGAGAGCCTCAATTCTG TCAAGGACTTGCCTCTGCCTCGCTTTGTTGTGGCCAAGAATGAACAGGAGGCCAGACACACAGCCATGTACCCAGACTCTGAGAACCAGGGGTCTTACCAGGGCGTAATCCCACGACCCCCAGGCCGAGGGCAGGTCAAGAAGTTGTCTGCCCATGAGGTCATCCAGCCCTGCGTGCCCACAGTAGAACCACAG CTGCAGCCTGACACCACATCCCCTGTGGTGTCTCCGCACCAGTCCCCTCCCACCTCGCCCCACTGGAGAAAGCACAAACGTCAGGCCAGCGGGGGGAACGTAGAGAGACAACCTGTGGTTGTGGCAGGTGCTGTCTGGACACCTTTCAGAGAACCACAAGCAG gacCTGTGGTGTCAGGTGATGGGATGTGGTCTGCCaactctcctccccctgttcagGAAAGCTGGGTCAGTTTGAAAGATGctcatcccccctcctccagCACACTCCCAGCAATACATTCCTCACCGGTCCAG GAGAACTCTTCGATTCGAACGGTTGCATCTGCGACAACAGCCAATGAAACCCAAAGACAGTCCAGTGGTGGTTATGACGACCCCTGGAAAATCACAGACGAGCAGAGACAGTATTACATAAATCAGTTCAAGACCATCCAACCAGACCTCAACGGTTTCATTCCTG GTTCTGCCGCAAAAGAATTTTTCACAAAATCAAAGCTACCTATTCTTGAACTGTCCCACATTTG GGAGCTGTCAGACTTCGATAAAGACGGGGCATTGACACTGGATGAGTTCTGTGCTGCATTTCATCTGGTTGTTGCTCGGAAAAACAGCTATGATCTTCCCGAAAAGCTGCCGGAGAGTCTTATGCCAAAGCTTATTGACTTGGATGACTCAGCAG AGGTTCCAGACCAGGCCCCTGACGTGGGCTACTCGGGATCCCCTGTGGAGGTGACACCCAACAAGTCCCCCTCCATGCCCTCACTCAACCAGACCTGGCCTGATCTCAACCAGGGCAATGAG CAGTGGGAGACTTTTAGTGAGCGCTCCTCCAGCTCACAAACTCTGACCCAATTTGATTCTAACATTGCGCCAGCTGACCCT GATACAGCCATTGTCCACCCTGTCCCCATCCGCATGACCCCAAGCAAGATCCATATGCAAGAGATGGAGCTGAAGAGAACCGGAAGTG ACCACACACATCCTACAAGTCCCCTGATGGCTAAACCACCTGACCTCTCTGAAGAAACCAAGCTTGCCACCTCTATGAAGTTTGTAACTGCTAACTCTG GTGATGGTTATAGCAGTTCAGATTCCTATACTTCAGATCAAGACCCAATTACAAGTGTTGTAACAAGACAAAG GTCTCATTCTGGGACGTCTCCTGAAGGACTGAAGGTGGTGACTGCTCCCCCACCGCCACCCCCCAGACCACACGCCTCCCactcccgctcctcctctctaGACATGAACAGAAGCTTTGCGGCTGTCCCCCCCGGGCCACAGTCGGCTGGAGTCGTGGCCTACCCTCCAGCCGTGCCTCCTAGACCACTACCCACACAG ACCTCGGGTCCCCACAGTGGGCATCGCTCAGATGAGGGCCTGGCAGCTCATTCCACTACCTCGCCCCAGCAGATCCCGGAGCAGCCCAACTTTGCTGACTTCAGTCAGTTCCAGGTGTTTGCTGCCTCAGAAGAGCCCAGCGATGACGAGGAGAAGCACCCAGAGAGTCTGCCG GTAGAGAAGTCTTTAGAAGGTGCTGGGCCTTTGAGAACTGTGAAGAGTGACAACCAGGAAGAGCGAGCTGCAGCTACTGTGAACTCT GCCAAAGGGTCCATCATGGCCCCCCCACCTAAGCCTGTCCGCCGGAGACTGAAGTCTGAGGATGAACTCCAGGAAGAGGCCCTCCCCCTGAAGTCTAACGTCATAGCCACTGTTTTAGCTGCACAGCCATCCATTCCCAG gTCGGTTGGGAAGGATAAAAAAGCAATTCAAGCCTCTATCAGAAGAAACAAGGAGACCAACACAGTCTTGGCCAGGCTCAACAGTGAATTACAGCAACAGCTAAAG GACTTGCTAGAAGAGAGGATATCTTTGGAGGTTCAACTGGAACAGCTTAGACCATTTTCCCATTTGTAA
- the LOC118386906 gene encoding ralBP1-associated Eps domain-containing protein 1-like isoform X5, with protein MYPDSENQGSYQGVIPRPPGRGQVKKLSAHEVIQPCVPTVEPQLQPDTTSPVVSPHQSPPTSPHWRKHKRQASGGNVERQPVVVAGAVWTPFREPQAGPVVSGDGMWSANSPPPVQESWVSLKDAHPPSSSTLPAIHSSPVQENSSIRTVASATTANETQRQSSGGYDDPWKITDEQRQYYINQFKTIQPDLNGFIPGSAAKEFFTKSKLPILELSHIWELSDFDKDGALTLDEFCAAFHLVVARKNSYDLPEKLPESLMPKLIDLDDSAEVPDQAPDVGYSGSPVEVTPNKSPSMPSLNQTWPDLNQGNEQWETFSERSSSSQTLTQFDSNIAPADPDTAIVHPVPIRMTPSKIHMQEMELKRTGSDHTHPTSPLMAKPPDLSEETKLATSMKFVTANSGDGYSSSDSYTSDQDPITSVVTRQRSHSGTSPEGLKVVTAPPPPPPRPHASHSRSSSLDMNRSFAAVPPGPQSAGVVAYPPAVPPRPLPTQTSGPHSGHRSDEGLAAHSTTSPQQIPEQPNFADFSQFQVFAASEEPSDDEEKHPESLPVEKSLEGAGPLRTVKSDNQEERAAATVNSAKGSIMAPPPKPVRRRLKSEDELQEEALPLKSNVIATVLAAQPSIPRSVGKDKKAIQASIRRNKETNTVLARLNSELQQQLKDLLEERISLEVQLEQLRPFSHL; from the exons ATGTACCCAGACTCTGAGAACCAGGGGTCTTACCAGGGCGTAATCCCACGACCCCCAGGCCGAGGGCAGGTCAAGAAGTTGTCTGCCCATGAGGTCATCCAGCCCTGCGTGCCCACAGTAGAACCACAG CTGCAGCCTGACACCACATCCCCTGTGGTGTCTCCGCACCAGTCCCCTCCCACCTCGCCCCACTGGAGAAAGCACAAACGTCAGGCCAGCGGGGGGAACGTAGAGAGACAACCTGTGGTTGTGGCAGGTGCTGTCTGGACACCTTTCAGAGAACCACAAGCAG gacCTGTGGTGTCAGGTGATGGGATGTGGTCTGCCaactctcctccccctgttcagGAAAGCTGGGTCAGTTTGAAAGATGctcatcccccctcctccagCACACTCCCAGCAATACATTCCTCACCGGTCCAG GAGAACTCTTCGATTCGAACGGTTGCATCTGCGACAACAGCCAATGAAACCCAAAGACAGTCCAGTGGTGGTTATGACGACCCCTGGAAAATCACAGACGAGCAGAGACAGTATTACATAAATCAGTTCAAGACCATCCAACCAGACCTCAACGGTTTCATTCCTG GTTCTGCCGCAAAAGAATTTTTCACAAAATCAAAGCTACCTATTCTTGAACTGTCCCACATTTG GGAGCTGTCAGACTTCGATAAAGACGGGGCATTGACACTGGATGAGTTCTGTGCTGCATTTCATCTGGTTGTTGCTCGGAAAAACAGCTATGATCTTCCCGAAAAGCTGCCGGAGAGTCTTATGCCAAAGCTTATTGACTTGGATGACTCAGCAG AGGTTCCAGACCAGGCCCCTGACGTGGGCTACTCGGGATCCCCTGTGGAGGTGACACCCAACAAGTCCCCCTCCATGCCCTCACTCAACCAGACCTGGCCTGATCTCAACCAGGGCAATGAG CAGTGGGAGACTTTTAGTGAGCGCTCCTCCAGCTCACAAACTCTGACCCAATTTGATTCTAACATTGCGCCAGCTGACCCT GATACAGCCATTGTCCACCCTGTCCCCATCCGCATGACCCCAAGCAAGATCCATATGCAAGAGATGGAGCTGAAGAGAACCGGAAGTG ACCACACACATCCTACAAGTCCCCTGATGGCTAAACCACCTGACCTCTCTGAAGAAACCAAGCTTGCCACCTCTATGAAGTTTGTAACTGCTAACTCTG GTGATGGTTATAGCAGTTCAGATTCCTATACTTCAGATCAAGACCCAATTACAAGTGTTGTAACAAGACAAAG GTCTCATTCTGGGACGTCTCCTGAAGGACTGAAGGTGGTGACTGCTCCCCCACCGCCACCCCCCAGACCACACGCCTCCCactcccgctcctcctctctaGACATGAACAGAAGCTTTGCGGCTGTCCCCCCCGGGCCACAGTCGGCTGGAGTCGTGGCCTACCCTCCAGCCGTGCCTCCTAGACCACTACCCACACAG ACCTCGGGTCCCCACAGTGGGCATCGCTCAGATGAGGGCCTGGCAGCTCATTCCACTACCTCGCCCCAGCAGATCCCGGAGCAGCCCAACTTTGCTGACTTCAGTCAGTTCCAGGTGTTTGCTGCCTCAGAAGAGCCCAGCGATGACGAGGAGAAGCACCCAGAGAGTCTGCCG GTAGAGAAGTCTTTAGAAGGTGCTGGGCCTTTGAGAACTGTGAAGAGTGACAACCAGGAAGAGCGAGCTGCAGCTACTGTGAACTCT GCCAAAGGGTCCATCATGGCCCCCCCACCTAAGCCTGTCCGCCGGAGACTGAAGTCTGAGGATGAACTCCAGGAAGAGGCCCTCCCCCTGAAGTCTAACGTCATAGCCACTGTTTTAGCTGCACAGCCATCCATTCCCAG gTCGGTTGGGAAGGATAAAAAAGCAATTCAAGCCTCTATCAGAAGAAACAAGGAGACCAACACAGTCTTGGCCAGGCTCAACAGTGAATTACAGCAACAGCTAAAG GACTTGCTAGAAGAGAGGATATCTTTGGAGGTTCAACTGGAACAGCTTAGACCATTTTCCCATTTGTAA
- the LOC118386906 gene encoding ralBP1-associated Eps domain-containing protein 1-like isoform X2, translating to MESLTLTDGEQKYYSDLFVYCDTDNTKKVASNGRVLDLFRAAQLPSEVVLQITELCGATRLGHFGRSQFYIALKLIAVAQSGLPLRVESLNSVKDLPLPRFVVAKNEQEARHTAMYPDSENQGSYQGVIPRPPGRGQVKKLSAHEVIQPCVPTVEPQPDTTSPVVSPHQSPPTSPHWRKHKRQASGGNVERQPVVVAGAVWTPFREPQAGPVVSGDGMWSANSPPPVQESWVSLKDAHPPSSSTLPAIHSSPVQENSSIRTVASATTANETQRQSSGGYDDPWKITDEQRQYYINQFKTIQPDLNGFIPGSAAKEFFTKSKLPILELSHIWELSDFDKDGALTLDEFCAAFHLVVARKNSYDLPEKLPESLMPKLIDLDDSAEVPDQAPDVGYSGSPVEVTPNKSPSMPSLNQTWPDLNQGNEQWETFSERSSSSQTLTQFDSNIAPADPDTAIVHPVPIRMTPSKIHMQEMELKRTGSDHTHPTSPLMAKPPDLSEETKLATSMKFVTANSGDGYSSSDSYTSDQDPITSVVTRQRSHSGTSPEGLKVVTAPPPPPPRPHASHSRSSSLDMNRSFAAVPPGPQSAGVVAYPPAVPPRPLPTQTSGPHSGHRSDEGLAAHSTTSPQQIPEQPNFADFSQFQVFAASEEPSDDEEKHPESLPVEKSLEGAGPLRTVKSDNQEERAAATVNSAKGSIMAPPPKPVRRRLKSEDELQEEALPLKSNVIATVLAAQPSIPRSVGKDKKAIQASIRRNKETNTVLARLNSELQQQLKDLLEERISLEVQLEQLRPFSHL from the exons ATGGAAAGTTTAACATTAACTGATGGAGAGCAGAAGTATTACTCTGATTTGTTCGTTTATTGCGATACGGACAACACAAAGAAAGTGGCTTCCAATGGCAGAGTTCTTGACCTTTTCCGGGCGGCCCAGCTACCCAGCGAGGTTGTCCTGCAG ATCACAGAGCTCTGTGGAGCCACTCGCCTGGGCCATTTTGGAAGGAGCCAGTTTTACATTGCACTGAAACTCATCGCTGTAGCCCAGTCCGGACTGCCTCTCCGAGTAGAGAGCCTCAATTCTG TCAAGGACTTGCCTCTGCCTCGCTTTGTTGTGGCCAAGAATGAACAGGAGGCCAGACACACAGCCATGTACCCAGACTCTGAGAACCAGGGGTCTTACCAGGGCGTAATCCCACGACCCCCAGGCCGAGGGCAGGTCAAGAAGTTGTCTGCCCATGAGGTCATCCAGCCCTGCGTGCCCACAGTAGAACCACAG CCTGACACCACATCCCCTGTGGTGTCTCCGCACCAGTCCCCTCCCACCTCGCCCCACTGGAGAAAGCACAAACGTCAGGCCAGCGGGGGGAACGTAGAGAGACAACCTGTGGTTGTGGCAGGTGCTGTCTGGACACCTTTCAGAGAACCACAAGCAG gacCTGTGGTGTCAGGTGATGGGATGTGGTCTGCCaactctcctccccctgttcagGAAAGCTGGGTCAGTTTGAAAGATGctcatcccccctcctccagCACACTCCCAGCAATACATTCCTCACCGGTCCAG GAGAACTCTTCGATTCGAACGGTTGCATCTGCGACAACAGCCAATGAAACCCAAAGACAGTCCAGTGGTGGTTATGACGACCCCTGGAAAATCACAGACGAGCAGAGACAGTATTACATAAATCAGTTCAAGACCATCCAACCAGACCTCAACGGTTTCATTCCTG GTTCTGCCGCAAAAGAATTTTTCACAAAATCAAAGCTACCTATTCTTGAACTGTCCCACATTTG GGAGCTGTCAGACTTCGATAAAGACGGGGCATTGACACTGGATGAGTTCTGTGCTGCATTTCATCTGGTTGTTGCTCGGAAAAACAGCTATGATCTTCCCGAAAAGCTGCCGGAGAGTCTTATGCCAAAGCTTATTGACTTGGATGACTCAGCAG AGGTTCCAGACCAGGCCCCTGACGTGGGCTACTCGGGATCCCCTGTGGAGGTGACACCCAACAAGTCCCCCTCCATGCCCTCACTCAACCAGACCTGGCCTGATCTCAACCAGGGCAATGAG CAGTGGGAGACTTTTAGTGAGCGCTCCTCCAGCTCACAAACTCTGACCCAATTTGATTCTAACATTGCGCCAGCTGACCCT GATACAGCCATTGTCCACCCTGTCCCCATCCGCATGACCCCAAGCAAGATCCATATGCAAGAGATGGAGCTGAAGAGAACCGGAAGTG ACCACACACATCCTACAAGTCCCCTGATGGCTAAACCACCTGACCTCTCTGAAGAAACCAAGCTTGCCACCTCTATGAAGTTTGTAACTGCTAACTCTG GTGATGGTTATAGCAGTTCAGATTCCTATACTTCAGATCAAGACCCAATTACAAGTGTTGTAACAAGACAAAG GTCTCATTCTGGGACGTCTCCTGAAGGACTGAAGGTGGTGACTGCTCCCCCACCGCCACCCCCCAGACCACACGCCTCCCactcccgctcctcctctctaGACATGAACAGAAGCTTTGCGGCTGTCCCCCCCGGGCCACAGTCGGCTGGAGTCGTGGCCTACCCTCCAGCCGTGCCTCCTAGACCACTACCCACACAG ACCTCGGGTCCCCACAGTGGGCATCGCTCAGATGAGGGCCTGGCAGCTCATTCCACTACCTCGCCCCAGCAGATCCCGGAGCAGCCCAACTTTGCTGACTTCAGTCAGTTCCAGGTGTTTGCTGCCTCAGAAGAGCCCAGCGATGACGAGGAGAAGCACCCAGAGAGTCTGCCG GTAGAGAAGTCTTTAGAAGGTGCTGGGCCTTTGAGAACTGTGAAGAGTGACAACCAGGAAGAGCGAGCTGCAGCTACTGTGAACTCT GCCAAAGGGTCCATCATGGCCCCCCCACCTAAGCCTGTCCGCCGGAGACTGAAGTCTGAGGATGAACTCCAGGAAGAGGCCCTCCCCCTGAAGTCTAACGTCATAGCCACTGTTTTAGCTGCACAGCCATCCATTCCCAG gTCGGTTGGGAAGGATAAAAAAGCAATTCAAGCCTCTATCAGAAGAAACAAGGAGACCAACACAGTCTTGGCCAGGCTCAACAGTGAATTACAGCAACAGCTAAAG GACTTGCTAGAAGAGAGGATATCTTTGGAGGTTCAACTGGAACAGCTTAGACCATTTTCCCATTTGTAA
- the LOC118386906 gene encoding ralBP1-associated Eps domain-containing protein 1-like isoform X1, translated as MESLTLTDGEQKYYSDLFVYCDTDNTKKVASNGRVLDLFRAAQLPSEVVLQITELCGATRLGHFGRSQFYIALKLIAVAQSGLPLRVESLNSVKDLPLPRFVVAKNEQEARHTAMYPDSENQGSYQGVIPRPPGRGQVKKLSAHEVIQPCVPTVEPQLQPDTTSPVVSPHQSPPTSPHWRKHKRQASGGNVERQPVVVAGAVWTPFREPQAGPVVSGDGMWSANSPPPVQESWVSLKDAHPPSSSTLPAIHSSPVQENSSIRTVASATTANETQRQSSGGYDDPWKITDEQRQYYINQFKTIQPDLNGFIPGSAAKEFFTKSKLPILELSHIWELSDFDKDGALTLDEFCAAFHLVVARKNSYDLPEKLPESLMPKLIDLDDSAEVPDQAPDVGYSGSPVEVTPNKSPSMPSLNQTWPDLNQGNEQWETFSERSSSSQTLTQFDSNIAPADPDTAIVHPVPIRMTPSKIHMQEMELKRTGSDHTHPTSPLMAKPPDLSEETKLATSMKFVTANSGDGYSSSDSYTSDQDPITSVVTRQRSHSGTSPEGLKVVTAPPPPPPRPHASHSRSSSLDMNRSFAAVPPGPQSAGVVAYPPAVPPRPLPTQTSGPHSGHRSDEGLAAHSTTSPQQIPEQPNFADFSQFQVFAASEEPSDDEEKHPESLPVEKSLEGAGPLRTVKSDNQEERAAATVNSAKGSIMAPPPKPVRRRLKSEDELQEEALPLKSNVIATVLAAQPSIPRSVGKDKKAIQASIRRNKETNTVLARLNSELQQQLKDLLEERISLEVQLEQLRPFSHL; from the exons ATGGAAAGTTTAACATTAACTGATGGAGAGCAGAAGTATTACTCTGATTTGTTCGTTTATTGCGATACGGACAACACAAAGAAAGTGGCTTCCAATGGCAGAGTTCTTGACCTTTTCCGGGCGGCCCAGCTACCCAGCGAGGTTGTCCTGCAG ATCACAGAGCTCTGTGGAGCCACTCGCCTGGGCCATTTTGGAAGGAGCCAGTTTTACATTGCACTGAAACTCATCGCTGTAGCCCAGTCCGGACTGCCTCTCCGAGTAGAGAGCCTCAATTCTG TCAAGGACTTGCCTCTGCCTCGCTTTGTTGTGGCCAAGAATGAACAGGAGGCCAGACACACAGCCATGTACCCAGACTCTGAGAACCAGGGGTCTTACCAGGGCGTAATCCCACGACCCCCAGGCCGAGGGCAGGTCAAGAAGTTGTCTGCCCATGAGGTCATCCAGCCCTGCGTGCCCACAGTAGAACCACAG CTGCAGCCTGACACCACATCCCCTGTGGTGTCTCCGCACCAGTCCCCTCCCACCTCGCCCCACTGGAGAAAGCACAAACGTCAGGCCAGCGGGGGGAACGTAGAGAGACAACCTGTGGTTGTGGCAGGTGCTGTCTGGACACCTTTCAGAGAACCACAAGCAG gacCTGTGGTGTCAGGTGATGGGATGTGGTCTGCCaactctcctccccctgttcagGAAAGCTGGGTCAGTTTGAAAGATGctcatcccccctcctccagCACACTCCCAGCAATACATTCCTCACCGGTCCAG GAGAACTCTTCGATTCGAACGGTTGCATCTGCGACAACAGCCAATGAAACCCAAAGACAGTCCAGTGGTGGTTATGACGACCCCTGGAAAATCACAGACGAGCAGAGACAGTATTACATAAATCAGTTCAAGACCATCCAACCAGACCTCAACGGTTTCATTCCTG GTTCTGCCGCAAAAGAATTTTTCACAAAATCAAAGCTACCTATTCTTGAACTGTCCCACATTTG GGAGCTGTCAGACTTCGATAAAGACGGGGCATTGACACTGGATGAGTTCTGTGCTGCATTTCATCTGGTTGTTGCTCGGAAAAACAGCTATGATCTTCCCGAAAAGCTGCCGGAGAGTCTTATGCCAAAGCTTATTGACTTGGATGACTCAGCAG AGGTTCCAGACCAGGCCCCTGACGTGGGCTACTCGGGATCCCCTGTGGAGGTGACACCCAACAAGTCCCCCTCCATGCCCTCACTCAACCAGACCTGGCCTGATCTCAACCAGGGCAATGAG CAGTGGGAGACTTTTAGTGAGCGCTCCTCCAGCTCACAAACTCTGACCCAATTTGATTCTAACATTGCGCCAGCTGACCCT GATACAGCCATTGTCCACCCTGTCCCCATCCGCATGACCCCAAGCAAGATCCATATGCAAGAGATGGAGCTGAAGAGAACCGGAAGTG ACCACACACATCCTACAAGTCCCCTGATGGCTAAACCACCTGACCTCTCTGAAGAAACCAAGCTTGCCACCTCTATGAAGTTTGTAACTGCTAACTCTG GTGATGGTTATAGCAGTTCAGATTCCTATACTTCAGATCAAGACCCAATTACAAGTGTTGTAACAAGACAAAG GTCTCATTCTGGGACGTCTCCTGAAGGACTGAAGGTGGTGACTGCTCCCCCACCGCCACCCCCCAGACCACACGCCTCCCactcccgctcctcctctctaGACATGAACAGAAGCTTTGCGGCTGTCCCCCCCGGGCCACAGTCGGCTGGAGTCGTGGCCTACCCTCCAGCCGTGCCTCCTAGACCACTACCCACACAG ACCTCGGGTCCCCACAGTGGGCATCGCTCAGATGAGGGCCTGGCAGCTCATTCCACTACCTCGCCCCAGCAGATCCCGGAGCAGCCCAACTTTGCTGACTTCAGTCAGTTCCAGGTGTTTGCTGCCTCAGAAGAGCCCAGCGATGACGAGGAGAAGCACCCAGAGAGTCTGCCG GTAGAGAAGTCTTTAGAAGGTGCTGGGCCTTTGAGAACTGTGAAGAGTGACAACCAGGAAGAGCGAGCTGCAGCTACTGTGAACTCT GCCAAAGGGTCCATCATGGCCCCCCCACCTAAGCCTGTCCGCCGGAGACTGAAGTCTGAGGATGAACTCCAGGAAGAGGCCCTCCCCCTGAAGTCTAACGTCATAGCCACTGTTTTAGCTGCACAGCCATCCATTCCCAG gTCGGTTGGGAAGGATAAAAAAGCAATTCAAGCCTCTATCAGAAGAAACAAGGAGACCAACACAGTCTTGGCCAGGCTCAACAGTGAATTACAGCAACAGCTAAAG GACTTGCTAGAAGAGAGGATATCTTTGGAGGTTCAACTGGAACAGCTTAGACCATTTTCCCATTTGTAA